A single Candidatus Binataceae bacterium DNA region contains:
- a CDS encoding NADH-quinone oxidoreductase subunit A, whose translation METWLPIVVTFVVAGVIAGVMVTINRIVGPKRPSKVKGEPFECGNPPSGSAWGRFTVHFYLTALLFLVFDVEVVFLYPWAVELRKLGMFGFVEALVFIAILTVGLIYAWQRGALDWN comes from the coding sequence GTGGAGACTTGGCTTCCGATCGTGGTGACTTTCGTTGTCGCCGGCGTTATCGCCGGAGTCATGGTTACTATCAATCGGATCGTGGGTCCCAAACGCCCGAGCAAGGTCAAGGGCGAACCTTTCGAATGCGGAAACCCGCCGAGCGGCTCGGCGTGGGGGCGTTTCACGGTTCATTTCTACCTGACGGCATTGCTGTTCTTGGTGTTCGATGTGGAAGTGGTGTTCCTGTATCCGTGGGCGGTGGAGCTGCGAAAGCTCGGTATGTTTGGATTCGTTGAAGCCTTGGTCTTTATCGCTATCCTCACCGTCGGTCTCATCTACGCCTGGCAGCGCGGGGCTCTCGACTGGAACTAA